The stretch of DNA GTTGATCAAAGCCAACCCTTCAGACTTGCTTGTCACTGGGCCCATGCAACAAGAGCCGTCCATTGGCTAGCCAGGCAGTGGGTGGTAGCCATGGCAACCCGGAGATGGAGGCGAGCAGAGTGGGGGTTGGTGGGTGGCATCAAATGgctgggagagaggagaggatgctCCCGCCCACTCGTTACTATGACGATCTAATGTAGCATGAGGCGGGAGGAGCGATGGCATGTCATGTTCAAACCCGATGTCTTATTCTGGTATCATTGTACAAAGAAAGCCAAGAGGTAGAGAGAAAGGACAGGAAAAAAGacgggaaggagagagagaccaaagagggaagaggagaaggatgagACAAGAACCTTGAATCAATTTTGcagcctctgtgtttgttttcccccaaaagaaaaacagaaaagaaaagaaagaagtagtGCTATAAATGATTTTTTACTCTTTTGCCTCAGCCAGTTTGTTGTTCATCTCTTTACTTTTCTCCTTGTCCCCCACCGCCGGCCGGTTCTCGCTCTGGTTCTCCGAGGTCGTCTTCTTGGAGCCCCTCAGTGCGGCGCTCTGCTTATCTTTGGCTTTCTTCGCTGGCTTGCCCTGGCCTGCCGCTGCGGCTCCAGGCTTTTTGGGTTTTGAGCGAGTGGCGCTATACCTGTCAACCTACGGATGTCGGATAGCGGAAAAGACATTCCTGAGCTGACGTGCCTTTTCGTTGCTTTTTGGGTATGGCAAAGAAATTCACAACATTACGGTAATATACACcgaacaggcataacattatgacccaatattatgtaggtctcccttgtgcctctaaaacagttgcgactcttcagagaatggacgtggacattctgagggtgtcctgtggagtctggatGTTAGTGGGTCCTATGGATCATCTACAGATacttctagtgaatttggagcctgtgtgctgtttttcatgattttttgagttggtcataatgttatggctgatcggcgtaAATATGTCCCCCGCTCTCTTTTATCTCCCCTTGATTTTACTGATGTTAACACCATATCACAGAGTGCGGCGCGTCCTCACCTGCTTGCCGGGGTCTATGTAAGGCTCGCTGTACAAGCTGcgtatcctcctcctctccagggCCTTGTTATCGGTGGCCTGCAGCGGAGCCTGTCCCTTGAACGTGGCACTGTAGCTCGTCTCCAGGCTCGTCTTCTCGTCCGGCGGCAGGTACTGGGACTTGGCCCGGATCATCTTCACCGGCTTCACGTCCCTGTAGGCCTTGAACTCGGTTCTGTGTGGGAACAACGGGACGCCGTTAGAAAGCGCGCTTCGCCGCAGGGCGCCTGATGCGTTCATGAAAGTTAAATGAGAGGGTTGATACCAGTCTCACGTCTGTCTGCTAAAGCAAGGACTCAAGGGTGTCAAGCACACGGTGAAGAAATAACCCAGCACGGTACTTCAGCTCAGCTGGGCTACcggtttcaacaaaacaaatcattgcATTTCACAAAAATGTTCACCTTTAAAATAacccattttattttcagaggcACTATAGGCGTCAGGAGGCATGGAGCACAGTTTGATGGTGTGATATTGTGTAGTCCTCACGCAGCAGTCCTGAAGAAGGTCACCAGTGTGGCATTCTCACAGAGCGGCTAGCCTGCGGCCTGTGTTTGGTTTCAGTCTCCTTACATTTAAAGCTGTATGAACATATAGTATGCGCTACAGAGGAGAGCTTCAGTTGAACACGGAGGCGCACATCAAGGTCATTTCTTTAATATAGCACCCTGCGCTGCTCCTTCTCGCTCATTTAcactttatttctctctgcagTGTGCCGTATTGCCTCAGCGTTACTCAGCACTGGAGCTACGGTGCACACCACGCGCTACGGATACAGCAGCCGCAACCAGAAACTGCAGAAAGCAGAACCAGAGAACATAATTAGTCACTTTTGATTAATGTCAGTTTTGTCTGATCATGTTGTACTTCATCAATTCATTGTTAGGAGTCAATGTTGAAAAACACTGAGACTGAAACTGGAACCAGGTAGTGCTTTAGAAAATGGCTCTGTTCAGacaagcataaataaaatatgattaaacTGTTTTCATGCAGCCGTCTTCAATAAAAAGGGTTTTGATCTGAAAACTGTCTTTAATGTTAAACTCCTAGAAAAGAAACGAGACAGGTCTCATTATAAGACTATAAATTACTTACTTACATGCACAGGTggattttatacatatatatatatattttcagatACAAATCAAGGCGTCCTCTCATGGACCAGGCTATTTCCCCCCAGTGTGTAGCTCTACATAAAATAAAGCCTTGATTTCTCTAGTTTCCGGTTAACCAGCACTTCCACTCATCTagtgacatatatatatattatcatcaATAAAAGTGTGCACTCATCGGCGCTGCTGAATTCTCACCTGTGTCCTGCAACACGATGCTGAGTTGAGGCAGCTAATTGCAAAGCTCTCTGGTTTATTCCAGTCAAAGGACACATATCAGTTGTCCCCCGTGGCCCCCGGTGcagtcacaaacacattaaCTCTCCCACACTCAACGCAGCACAGCTCGGGgcaaacaataaacaacaacacaagtgCTGTCAAGGCTCGGCGAAACGCGGACAGGCCGGGTCTGCTGTACCGCAGCCTGATTAGAACAATTTATAAGCCCAGGTCATATGGAAAGACATGCAATCGATAACTGGAAGCCATGGAAAACGACACGAGCCAGTGTCTTTACATCTTCTAATGTGCGGAGCTGTGAGATTTGTAGCCAGGCTAGACTTTATATTTAGATTGTGAAAGCTGGGTTCTGACCTCAGATGTTCCTCGTGGTGGGTTGTCATGCGATACCACCAAGCAGGACTGAactgacaaacaacaacaacagattgTACCAAGAGTTAGGCTCAGTCctgaatttaatgttttttattctttagtctgTAGTGCGTAGTTCTACTGTCTTCAATAGTACTGAAGTGAAGGACTCAAGAGAACCCTAGATTCTTGTATTAGCATGTTAACCCTTGCTAATTAGAACTAAAAGTTAACATACATCACTATACAGACAAATGCTGCAGCCCCATtaggaaaaaatacaaaatgtgcattttagtATGAATAAAGTTGCTCAAGTATTTTCTCTAACCCTTGAAAAAGATTGCCTTTGACACTTTCTATTATAAATGTTTAGAATTGGTTCCTATTAATCTAAGGTTTCATTAGCTGGCAGGCAATACTTAAGCAGTCCGTGTgtcaaacaaaaccacaaccGCAGTGAAAAAGCAAATTTACATCACAACGGACACGGCCGCTGAATTCAGACGTCCCTTCCTCCGGTGGTGCATAGAAGAGGTGGAAATCACAAAGAGAGCATTACATAACAGGACCGAAGTCCACTTTCAGGGCTTGTACGGGCCAAGAAGCCGCGCCGCAAAGACAGGTTACACAACAATGTCCAAGGCCAAGAGTATAAAGCCCCCCAACTTGACACCACAGGGCGTGCGTATGACAGAACTACGGAGAAAGCGACAGATTGTTAAGTGCAAACAGGATTCACAGTGTGAAACATCGCGGCTATTCATGAACGTATGACTGGGAAACAATACAGCCTGTGTCTCTGAGGTCAGCGTGTGCTAGGTACGTGTTTAAAGATTGCGTGTTTAGAAAAGGTTTCTGAAAAGGGTTCCGGGGCTGTCACGTCACAGAGCCGCATCTAGCTGCTGCACACAGAATAAATGTGAAGCGATAGCAGTGTGAGGTTCATGTGAGGCTGTTCCTCTGAGCTAAGGAGACATGCAGCctattagttttacctggggacatCATGAGATTCAGAAAGGACCCCCTACgcctgtgtttcatgtggcgcttTCACACGGGATAAGCAAACTTCTGTTTGACTCAAATTTAAACGCAAAGTTGCGTCTCTGCTACTGTCCGCTTCGTTCCACTGTGTGTCAGAGGATACTTCACACTTTTTGAGAGCTTTAGTTAATTAGcaatatgtttttaaaactaaaacatggtGTGATGAGATTACGAAAGCCCTGGCAGTGTTCAAACCAGCCCCACCTTTACCAGTGAACACATTAATTGAAGCAATATTATCCAAGAGGTGACTGCATCACCGCCATGCTTAAATGATGTTAAAGCACACCCTCGAGGGTAATATTGCAAttatacaacaacacaacataattaaatatatattcacattttgtagtgtatttttcagccgtttcctgctccagctctgacagttacagtgttgccatggagatggatacaatgttgccacagacttggtggagcaatatttttagtgataaGTCAGCCGTGCcataatgctgatttgagcatgTTCTAagtgtcttattgaccaatccgcttgcttggtcggaactacttgttgtataaacTTGACTTAATGATATCGCCCATACACATGAGTGAATGGGTCAAATCAACTTAGCGCTccaacatctgtccaaactttgatttatagcgtatccttcataattcttaagagGCAGGAGGCAGAAGTCttgaaaaggtaaaaacacCCACCCACAGATAACACAGACATGTTGGTTCCTACTGGGTTAGTACcatcacaggacctctgtgcTAGGTTAGGTAATTGACGGTGTAATTTGTACTTCTTACCTCcgtgattattacaaattaccggaggtctccaggtaaaactagtcccacATGACTAGGGATATAAATGTCTATAGAACTACTGTGAGGTACTGCACACTGAAACAAAGCTCTTCGTTTGACTGCAGAGTATGTGTTTTTGGTTTACGTCACGTGAGACATTACATCAAGTTGGACAACCAGAACACAACGTTTTCAACTACCTGGCCTCCACAATGTTGCTAAATGagtttgtctctgctttcctTCTTGCGAGTGCAGTCTATTTATTAGCCCGTTAATCAAGTGACTTACGTCGCCATGGATACTAAAtacacagaacaacaacagaagaaactgATTTCACAGAACTCCATGTTTAATACTGCAGGATGCAGAACTTTACATGGGTAAGAATAAATGCAAATAGAACTATAATAGAAAATATTATTCAGCAAATACGATCTGTCATGCTAAACCCTCAGTGGGTAGAAAAGCTGAATcgatttctctttcatttttttttcaaaagacgCAGTATGTTCAGAAAATATATGGACATTATGTCAACTTTAACACATCAGGACTATAATCAGTCAGATTAAACATCCACAGTGATGAAGGCAAAGTAGCGAACTAAGCCTTTGCTCTAGCTAGAATGCACTGTggcaaaaaatacataaaagtaaGAAGCTCCTGCTGTCAGCAAATGGCgaaacatgcagaggaagataAGATGCATTATCTAAACCATATCTACTGTGTATCTATATCTTTGAACCATATCTGTAGAAAAGCTTCATCATTAAGCTGGAACCAGgggtacagtatatatatatttatactagaggtataaatatatgtaaataatgaaCAGCTGccacaatacaaaataaaattctgtttaAAATCACCGACTCAGGCTGTGCTGTCACACCACCTGATATTCCACACTGTGTGACCAGAGCTGCTTCGGATGCTGACCCTGCTGACCCGCTGTGGCGGAGGGGATGCTCGGAGAAAGACCTTATCTCTATGAACGAATGCTGGCACGGATGGGGGTGGAACCGCGCCAGGGTACAGCACTGCTGAGCTCCACACAGCCGCGCTCTTACATGGTACAATCTGGACCACGCACAGTGGGACGGCCACGAGAGCTTTTAAACGAACGCTGTCTTTACACTTAAAGAGCACAATGAGAAGTTATTGGCAGATCAGAGGAAGCCCCCCAGGAGAAGTGGGGAAAAGTCAATCAAATTAGCTCCTGTAAATCCATCCCACtgagagaaaaagtaaaactgtgttttaaaggtctttaatcaattaatcaagcCTTTTGTTGCAGGGGAAGCTCTAAAGGATTTACAAGAGCTACAGGAAGAACAGAAATACCACGTAAACTCAGAGAAACGTAACATTAGATAAAAAAGTACATGTTTGCTGTATTCATCATCGTTGAAGTAAAACATACACAGCCATAAatccttgcaaaaaaaaagataatccCTTCTTCTGGAAAAGCAACATTTGTGCAAACAGATGGTGGTGCTAGGAGAAGGTATCACCAGAGGTATGAAGAGAGTAAGGACATGGAATCCAGCCCTCATGAAGACATCTGTGCCTTCCCTACCGTGActagtcaaaatgtctgctctgCAGATTTTAGCCAACTAAAAGGTGCCGCAATTTatcaagagaaaaataaaatgtaattgtgcTAGAACAATATTCATGAGAAAGTCATTATCATTCATCCCCAGGAGACCACGAACAACTATAGGTACAAAATATCTCGCCGACCGATCCCGTAGATGTTGAGGTATTATGTTGTGGAACCAAAGCACTGAAGCAGTCACAATATACTGTAGCACATCAAAAGAGACACTGTATACATGATAAAAACTAGTAAATGTACTGGTTACCGATCACTGTGTTCAGACAGATTTCACTGTGATGCTTTTTTCCTGTCTAATTTGCGAAGGATGCCTCACTCTTTCATTAATCAAAGACAAAACTGTCTCCATTGCTCCAGAAGACAGACGCTTATACTGCCACCACTGCTTTCTGAAATAAGGACATAATAATATTTCAACAACACGAAAATAATCTGGATACTCACGTCCATGTAAATACACCACACAGTATTTTTAAGAATCTTATGACATGTTACCGACTAAATTGTGTTAACAGTATACAAAAGAGCAAATGTACGTCCATATGTGGAAGCAGTGACATAAGTTTCTGGGCCGCAAATCTCGCAAATGGTGATTCTGGCTCTAATTCTACACCAGCGCTGCTCAGAGATAAAGGGCTGGCCGGCTTCACTCTGTGTAATCCAAGGAATCGATCTGCCCACGTGCTGGAGCAGAGCTTCATTTCCTCACAGTGTTTGTCGGTTTGTTAGAGCCTGGCTTCTGGTCAATGTTCCTTCTTTATCTGGGATCAGCTGGCATCCTCTCTCTCATGCACCATTTGTGTAGTTTCTCAGAAAGTGGCTCAGCGCAAACAGAAATTTACAGCATTACAACACACCTGgaatcatccagtggaggaaTGTAATAATAATCCAGCAAGTTTTAGTCAGTTCCTAACGTTGCTCTGGACTCAGTATGTTACAGAATCTTACATAATCCATTCATAACCAGGATCAAATCGGAAGATATGTCCCCGTAAATGTACTGAAATACGGTAAAATCAGATTAGGCCGGTTACATAAAACAGTCGGAGCTCTGAACTGATGCAACAGCTGACAGCTGAACATCAGCTGAGATCTTGGCTGACGTTACATTTGGTCAACAATTAAATCAGACTGACTGTATATTCCCAGTCtcccctctgtgtctgtgtcagagagctgcagcagaaagtgTTTCTGCATTCGCTTGTCAGTAGAAACACAGACGCTTCACCAACTCCCTGAGAGGATCATCTTTAAATCCTCCAGCATCCACTGGCTCCTTTTCAACACACTGTCTGCTACCAAGAATCTGCAAACATGACATAAAAGGCCGGCCGAGTTCATTGTGTGTCCTCGTTTGAGAGAGTGAGGGCTTTATGATATGAGCTATGATACGTGACATAAActcaaattaaaaattcatgacTTCTCGGTCTCTCTCTGCCTTCGTGAACCCGTTGAACCCATCCTACCTGTCTCGCAGCCAGCGCTGAAGCCccattcttcttcatcttcttgaCAGTTCTTTCTGCAGCCCGCTATTCTAACAGCCGACACACGCATCACGTAACGCAACGCACAACGCTGACAAGTCGAAGAATAGCCTTTGTCTTTTACAGAAGGAGCGTggagcagaagaaacaaacgCCAACAAAGACTGCTGCCTGCGGGAGTTAttgttatgcaaaaaaaaaatggcattttgGTGGTGAGATGAATGCTGGATGGATGGTTGCTTGGGACTGGGAGGATGTTTGTTGAAAACGCTGCAAGAAAGGGAATAGTTAATGCGGCGGTTTGCGGCAAAGGACTACCGCTGCCTTCAGCGTGTTCTCAGGTGCACTACAGATAGAGAGGCGTTGTGCTCAAATCTCGCACAACAACTCTCCGTGGATAAATAAAAGTTCTTCGAAACAGTGGGTGGAGTGTCCTTGTCAGATAAGAGATCCGAAGGGAACGGGGCTTCGTGGTACAACGCAGTGGTACTGAGTGTTGATATTTAACAGGTTTTACTGAAAGTGTTGCCTGGCTAATACAACAAATCCGAAGCTGTTACCCGTTCTAATATTTGATTTATCTATTACCAAGCCAATATTCACAGTTTTCATAACACCCAACGAACACATCAAAGATGAACTTTCACTATTGTCGCTCTACGGTCATGTGCTGAAACACAGAGCTTGTGTTTGTAGAGATTGTGCAGAGACAAAACTGTGGGCAATGACAAAAGCAGTTAGCGATGTGGCTAACGTTCCAGTGTCTGTGTTTACTTTTGGTTTGACTCAAAGACAGTTGTTTAAAAAGCATTTAcctaacttcatttttttttcttggaaagtTTTGGAGAGCCGAGTTTTGTGCGACACCTGGATTCCTTGAAACTGTACAATGGAGGGCAGCAGTGCAAAGCAAGCATAAGAGTTAAAAGGCACCACAATCAGCTCAGTGGAAACATGACAGGTTGAAAATATCTTTCAAAGACCGGTGACCGTGATGCATCCTGACAGTGCAGCTTGCGTACGCCCTCAGAAACTGACGCCACATGTTGGCTGCTAGATGCGATTCAGCACTCGACTGGTGAGGGCACAGCACAGCGGCGGCAGCAAGgtcagcagcagctttgaaaCACTGCGATAATGATGGAAAGTTTTAGAGAGGAACTGCGGCGCGGCGGCCTCTGACGAGAGAgcttttcacttattttatgcAAAGGTTAAGAAATAATCAGTTCATACAGTTCACCCTCAGGGGGGAAAATGAATGTCAGATTTTAAGGCAGTCCATCCACTGTCCTTCGAGAGATTTTCCTGAAAACCAAAAATGTCAACCTCATGGTGGCACTGCTAGAGGATATGTCCGGTGTGTCATCAAAGTCATAAGGGATCTTCTTCTGGGAATGTCAACGTGCTGACAAAATTACATGCCAAGAGGTGTGATGGAGATAAAAACGGAATAAATGAGAGTGATTTAATAATGTATGATTGCCTATTAATAATTCATGAGCATGACTTAGTAATTTCGCCCCCATATCATAAAAACTGTCGGATTTCCTGTGAaccacaacatgaaaacaactgacaggcggacaggagaagtgaataacatggGTCATCTTGTgaaatgcaatgttctgctgggaaacttttggacctgggattcatgaATAAATAGATTCCTGAATATATAGACGTGTACCACCGACCTAGACGACatcaggcacctccaccccatggCAGAAACACTGCTTCTTGActgcagccatccccagccTGATGCACGCGCAACTCAAAAACcaggaaaaacagcacatagtgttgacccggcctccaaattcactaaatctaaaactgatcaagtatctgtggaatgatcctcaacccaaagacccccactaacaacatcctgttttagaggcacgagggagacgtacacagtattaggaaggtggtcaaaatgtttcgtctgactggtgtatatacactgtatatacacaatGTTTACAGCAGCAATCACAGTATTTTGCATTGATTCAATAAAcatctgcaatgtcacaagatttatttccatccactgTTGCATCATTTTATATTGAtcatgggagagtctgaccattgctcaaagccttctccagcacatcccaaagattctcagtgggatTAAGGTCCATGTGttaaaatgatgtctcatgctccctgaaccactctttcactatttgagccccatgaatcctggcattgtcatcttggaatatgtccgtccatcagggaagaaaaaatccattgatggaataacctgatcattcaatatattcaggtagtcagctgacctcattctttgggcataatgttgctgaacctagacctgaatgactgcagcaaccccagatcatagcactacCCACACAGGCTGGTACAGCAGCTACTAGACATGATGGATGCATCACCTcatccaatctttatgctccctaacaaactgaagccattttttcctggttagcctcactggttaatggttttcttaaggctacacagctgttcagtcccaatcccttgagttcccttcccactgtacatgtggaaatgttcttactctcactattaaacatagccctgagttttactgttgtttttcttccatttaatttcaccaaacattAAAGTGATCCCCGatcaccatcaatcaggatttcaTTCTGACCaaatttcttcctcaaagacgatGTTTCCCACTAtctttccagtttttaataatgtgtcggacagttcttaacccaattttagtagtttccgCTTCAACCTTCTTGTATGTTCTTCTTATACTTGTCTATTTATTTAGTTCACAtttataaaaggaaaagaagtgaAAGAGTTTACAAATCAGAACGGAGGCGTGGAGATGTTTGAATGTTCAAGAGTCAGGGTAGGGTTTGTCAGAATCACAAATCACTGGAACCAATTTTTATAAAACATGCATTATTGTGAAAAGGTCATCCAATCATACTCTAACGCACACttcttcattttgtgtgtgcatgtgtgagtgtgctgCGTAAGTGTGTGCACACTGTCCTTGGGCGTTAACCCACAGCTGACCTGCTTTGTGCCTCCACTGGCAGAGCGAGGCAGGGAGCTGACTGGGCTCCTTCTTGTCACGGTGCAGCCACTTCATGCCATGTGGGGGGAAATAACCCTGGGCTGCACCCTGCTGACTGCTCAACAACAATGACACGCCAGCCAGGCACCAAACAGCTGTGAGCCTCGCCGATCCCATCAGCCACATTCACCTCAGTCTGCCGAGTCACGCGTCAGCCAGGCTCGATCTAACAACCGCAAACCTGCACTCTCTGAGTCAAAATATGAGGACTataaaacagagaataaaaacacagaatgctCTTAAATATCCACCAAAACAAATGACAGCAGCTCATGAACTCATAACCAGCAGCCTTCACCAAACATAAATGTCATGTACACTAAGGATACAAAGCCTCGAGGAGCATGCGCACAGGACATGCGTGACTTGACATGCATCCATTTACCAGATCCCATCATCCTCTGGAACATTGCATAATCTGACAACATCAACAGTGATTGACAACTACTCCACCATCATTTTGCTGGTTAGTTTAATTATCTCCTgcagacaaaatacaaaaattgaTTGGCTTCTAATGTTTGCAGATGAGAACAAGTGTGTGAATACAAATAATGTTCGATCAGTCCACACCTTAAGTACTTTAGTTGGAATGCAACTACCTTCCAGACACTTCTTTTAGAGGATTTGCTCTCGGGCACGGCCTCCCATTGATCAGCGGCCTGCATGAGGACCTACATTACACTGCAGGAAAATGGTTCAGCTGGAAACGGGTTTAGTGAAGGGAGAGGAGcgcattgttgttgttgttgttgtttttggaatgtttctgacagttctgtaTCTTAGCAGACTGCACAGCTACAGTGAAGACAGGTATGTAAAAATCACAGtgcctaataaaaaaaaagctaaaatacactatttagttatttatttgtttgtaattCAGGGATGACTATATAATCTGAAATAATTTATTGCTTTGGATTGACTGAATGTGTGAGGCATCATTTTCACACTGCCCCCAAACTTTTAACATGACAGGGAATGAACTGCTTATGTTTTCATTGACACTTTAGACTTTTATTAACATATAGTCTTTGTTAGAGTCAAGTGAACAAAATAGTCTGGATCGTTTTGACCTCTCTGACCCTTTCATGGTCCTTACACCAGTCATCCCTAACCTAACACCACATACAGCAGTATAGGAACTCACTTGTATGAGCTGCCGGCTGCAATCTCCTGTTTGATCTGTCTGTTCACCGCATCCACCGCTCTCCCTTTGCCCTCTCCCTCCACCTTCGCGACTActttcttctccccctcctgctTACTGGACCGCTTTTTCCTCTCGTGGCCGTGGAGGAGGTCCTTCTCCTGCACCTTGTCTGCGATAGCGCTCTTCTCCACGCCGCTGTCCGCATCCGCCAGCGCCACGTGCTTTTTGGCGCGCCTGGACCTGTCAGGCGCCCGGTCATCGCCGGTCGTGGGGGGTTTGGGTATCCAGGGGTGGTCGTACCTTTTCGGGATGGGCCAGGGCTTGAAGTCCTTCTGGTACTGGGTCTCGCTGTTGAACGGCGTCTCCGGTCCGTGGTACTCATTCTTGGGCTTGCAGCTCGGCTCGGGTCGCACTTTCCAGTGCTTAAAGTCCTCGCGCATCACCGAGCTGCACACGCGCTCCTCGGAGACGCACCTCCGCGGCGGCGTAGCGACGCGAGACGGCTGCGTTTCTATGGCGACCCGGGCCTGGGGAGGGTGGAGTGGCGGCTGCAGCTGGATGTGCTGCATCTCGGAGACGTCCGTGTACTTGGTGAAGACCAAAGGCACCGCAATGTCAGCCTTGTCCAGCTGGTTCCAGAAGCGGGCCATGCAGCACGCCCTGCTGATACAGGGCCACGCCATGGTGAGGTGTGGAGCACGATTTCCACAATAACCGAAACGAGGGATGAACACCCTATCTGTCCACACTCCGGTGTCCTGATATGAGAGAATCAAGATGTCCGTGCGCCAGGCTACACGGATGCTGTCCAACGCTGTTGACGTTCAATTTGATCAGTCAATTGGTAAATCCATTGTGCTTTCGTGAAAGGCTGCAGTGGTGTAAATATGAACGGATTTGTTGAAAGAAAAACGAACGTACAGACGTTTGCTCTGCTTCACTCCGTGTCCGCTCCGTCCCCACGACCTGCTACATCACTCCGCGGCAGGGCACTGCACTGCAAGGAAAACGGCCCCGCCCGCCTCCTCAGCATCACACAAAAACTGTCGAGTCGaagagcaaaataaaagtcaagtCAGGTGAGATCATAAATAGACATCCGGATTACCTCGCAGCCTTAAAACTCCTCCGGGGCGCCCGGATATTTACTATAATTTCTGAAAGGAACACACCAAAGAAACCAAACGTGCATAACAGGACGTGGGGCCTCGAGTTCGTGCCACATACACtgaattcttaaaataaacaagcttTAATTTTGAAACGTGCGCTTTCGTTTCCTGTTACTGACTAACCACGGCGAACTTTACGCAGACGGTGCGTGTTTACGCACTCGGCGTAGAGGTACGGGAGGAGGTAC from Mugil cephalus isolate CIBA_MC_2020 chromosome 15, CIBA_Mcephalus_1.1, whole genome shotgun sequence encodes:
- the map6a gene encoding microtubule-associated protein 6 homolog isoform X3, giving the protein MAWPCISRACCMARFWNQLDKADIAVPLVFTKYTDVSEMQHIQLQPPLHPPQARVAIETQPSRVATPPRRCVSEERVCSSVMREDFKHWKVRPEPSCKPKNEYHGPETPFNSETQYQKDFKPWPIPKRYDHPWIPKPPTTGDDRAPDRSRRAKKHVALADADSGVEKSAIADKVQEKDLLHGHERKKRSSKQEGEKKVVAKVEGEGKGRAVDAVNRQIKQEIAAGSSYKTEFKAYRDVKPVKMIRAKSQYLPPDEKTSLETSYSATFKGQAPLQATDNKALERRRIRSLYSEPYIDPGKQVDRYSATRSKPKKPGAAAAGQGKPAKKAKDKQSAALRGSKKTTSENQSENRPAVGDKEKSKEMNNKLAEAKEIRHRV
- the map6a gene encoding microtubule-associated protein 6 homolog isoform X2, translating into MAWPCISRACCMARFWNQLDKADIAVPLVFTKYTDVSEMQHIQLQPPLHPPQARVAIETQPSRVATPPRRCVSEERVCSSVMREDFKHWKVRPEPSCKPKNEYHGPETPFNSETQYQKDFKPWPIPKRYDHPWIPKPPTTGDDRAPDRSRRAKKHVALADADSGVEKSAIADKVQEKDLLHGHERKKRSSKQEGEKKVVAKVEGEGKGRAVDAVNRQIKQEIAAGSSYKTEFKAYRDVKPVKMIRAKSQYLPPDEKTSLETSYSATFKGQAPLQATDNKALERRRIRSLYSEPYIDPGKQVDRYSATRSKPKKPGAAAAGQGKPAKKAKDKQSAALRGSKKTTSENQSENRPAVGDKEKSKEMNNKLAEAKEDAKDEVLRPSHHHSQGAAGGEPQPLLERDEPRRSGGVVRFALDVNQTE
- the map6a gene encoding microtubule-associated protein 6 homolog isoform X1, yielding MAWPCISRACCMARFWNQLDKADIAVPLVFTKYTDVSEMQHIQLQPPLHPPQARVAIETQPSRVATPPRRCVSEERVCSSVMREDFKHWKVRPEPSCKPKNEYHGPETPFNSETQYQKDFKPWPIPKRYDHPWIPKPPTTGDDRAPDRSRRAKKHVALADADSGVEKSAIADKVQEKDLLHGHERKKRSSKQEGEKKVVAKVEGEGKGRAVDAVNRQIKQEIAAGSSYKTEFKAYRDVKPVKMIRAKSQYLPPDEKTSLETSYSATFKGQAPLQATDNKALERRRIRSLYSEPYIDPGKQVDRYSATRSKPKKPGAAAAGQGKPAKKAKDKQSAALRGSKKTTSENQSENRPAVGDKEKSKEMNNKLAEAKEVVLKQYHYIQLCQPIRDIGWVQTLKQHLWGCALPNPRDAKDEVLRPSHHHSQGAAGGEPQPLLERDEPRRSGGVVRFALDVNQTE